GCATCTCACAGGTGTGTGGGCGTTGTCTTGATGTAATTTATATGTGGAGCTTTTCTTACTGTTGACGGGGACTTGAAAGTCAGGTTTTTGCTCTCACACAGCAGAACCTGAACAGGCCCACTGGCTCCTGTATCTGTCAACCACGACGCGTTACAGCTAAAGAAACTGAATGTTCGTCTAAACATCACACTGCAAACCAAACGTCTTGTGCCGATGATGCCAAACGCTTCTTCAGTGTCTCTGAGCTAGACGTCGAACAGCTGTGTGAACAAACCCATGAAGGCATGAAAACACTTCAGGCCGCAGGCCGGAGGCTGCCTGGCTGAAGTCGTACCGGTGAAGAGGACTGGCTGCAGCAGCGTTGACGTGAATCCCCGTTGGTGGAGAAACTTCATCAGCCTCACATACTGCAGCTGGTGACTCAGAGAGactggagacacagagagacagactgtctgtgctgcagctgcttacAGCAGTGAAACATTCTCAGAAAGCCACGACACAGCAGCGAATAGAGAATCTCCTACCTGACTGCACGATGCTCTCTTGTTTCTGCCTCCTGTTCCTCGCAGTTCTTCCAGCCCGACGGCTGCGACCCTTCCTCATGACCCCACCCGGTGCGGTGACACCTTCGGGTGGAGCAAACATTATTTCCATCACTTGCTTATCTTCTGATCACGATCAACATAATGACTATAAATATCACCACAGCAAAGATCCTCTCTTGAACAAGAAATATCCTGCACCCTACTGACACTGATTACAAATCATTAGTTCTGTTTACGCTTTTCATCAGTGAagttaaatacataaatgacaCGCATACAGAGTAAAACACCAAACAACACCTGGATATGACTCTCATGTGGATGAGAAAGTGACCCTTCGCGGTGGATCCCTGTACGTTTCAAACCCATGTGGTTTACGTTGTTTTTCCGGGTATGCGCACACTGGCTGCGCCGTCAGCCTCCggctttcctcctcttttcattcCGGGTCGCCCCGCACCACAAGACCTGTTGGAAAGTAAGACGCCCCCATTTCACCAGTAGCTTAGTTTGCTTACTTAAAAATGCGTATTTTGCGATCTTCAGAAAACGGGTTCACCTTTACCGAAACAGGCTCATATCAGCCAATCAGCGTTATGTAATGAACAAAGCAGGCGAAAGGTCCTCTCTGGGCTACAATGTATGGATATTAGCTAATCTAAATACACACTGGATAATCTAACTTTTTGAACTGTGAGTCATATACAGTTAAGTTTGCAGCCTTATCTTACAACCCGCATCTTGGTTTGGCTTTTTGATTAAATTGttaacatttaatgtttaacatgtaatgtttaattatttcagTCTTCCATCTGAAGTTGTCACCATGACTCAgcaacttttttaaaaatctcttcattctcctcctctGGTTGATATCAAGGCTGATAACGTTTATCGTGTGTGTAATTTATATCCAGTGCCTTTCCTATTGTTAATGAGTTTTCATAAGTTCACACattgatttctctctgtgtgcagaAATGGCCACAAAGGTTGCCGTGGTAACAGGCAGCAATAAGGGCATTGGTTTTGCCATCGTCCGAGCCCTCTGCAAGCAGTTCCAAGGAGACGTTTACGTCACCGCCAGAGACGTGTAGGTAGCTCACCTGGTGACACCTGGGCCGATGTGGTGGCCTCAACATATTACAACGTCATGTCATTACACGAGTTTACTAAAATGTCACCTGGaaggatgttgtttttgttgtattgtgGGGATTTATCAGTATTTCAAAAGTGACAGCTACACCTACAAATATGAGACCACGAGGCAAAATATCCCATCTGTGAATTTgttagaaaacacacagtgatttaAAGAGAATCTCACATTATTCTCTTTttaagaagaggaagaagcaaagACTGAAGGTGAAGGTCATAAAAGTCAAGGTGTTGCTGTtctctttaaaaataaagacagaatgaaaataagCTCAGACTGTCTTTGCTGTTTCTGCAGCGGTCGAGGTCAGGAGGCCGTGAAGTCTCTGGAATCAGAGGGACTGAAGCCCATGTTTCACCAGCTGGACATCAACGACCTGAACAGCATCATCACCGCTGCTGCTTACTTTAAGGAGAAGTATGGAGGAGTGGACGTCCTCGTCAATAATGCTGGGATAGCATTCAAAGGTAGGATTACAACGATGTGTCAGTTTACGCTCAGATGTCGGCTTACTGGGCTGTTTTCATATACAAATTCGCCTGAAAGTCCGGTTGTCCGCTGTTTtcacacgtgtacacacacacacacgtgtacacatGTACACGTGTACATGACAAACTCGCTCATTTAGACAAGAAATGgcataaaaatgacagaatctGTGATGTTCAGAGCTGCGACTGTGGACTGAAGGATCAGAAAGGAGGTGACAGTGACATCACGGGGGCtgccgtggcctagaggttggagaagcggcttgcgatcggaaggtcgctggttcgattcccccactggacgggcaggaaaaatttgattGTGGTGGAATGATAATGtcccaccccccattagctagctgatgtgcccttgagcaaggcacttagcTCCCaaatatgctccccgggcgcttgatgcagcccactgctcctgtgtgtttcactgcatgttgcatgtgtaacgggttaaatgcagagaagtaatttcccagtttgggattaataaagtaaattaaattaacttaaattaattaaatcataTCAACTCTCTCTTCAGTGGCAGATACAACTCCCTTTGCAGTCCAGGCAGAGGTGACCCTCAAGACAAACTTCTTCTCCACCAGAGACATGTTGACCCACTTCCTGCCAATCATCAAAGCTGGAGGTAAACTTAGTGATTTGGGTGACATGATGTTGGATCATTTTAACAATGTTAGATGTTCTTAAAGGCTGTCAGTGACATGTGATCACCACAGTGTCCACACCATCTACCTGCTGCCTCCCACGCTTCACCACAGCTGACACGTTATGAACATTAAATggatcttttgtcttttaaattgaattcaattcagtttatttatccatccatcttcttctgcttcatccgGAACCGGGTCGCAGGGACAGaagcttgagcagggatgcccagacttccctctccccagacacttcctccagctcttccgggtggaccccaaggcgtaacccaggccagctgagtgacatagtccctccagcgtgtcctgggtcttcctcggggcccGACCCAGGCTCTACTCCaagctcctcccgggtgacagagctcctcaccctatccccAAGGGAGcaccccgccaccctgcggaggaagctcatttcagccaccTGTATctgagatctcgttctttcagtcatgacccaaagttcatgaccataggtgagggcaggaacgtagattgactggtaaattgagaccttcaccttacggctcagctctctctttaccACAATTGACCaatacaacgaccgcattactgctgtcgctgcaccgatccgcctgtcaatctcacgctcccatctttCCTCCctcatgaacaagaccccgagacacttaaactcctccacctGAGGCAagaactctcctccaacctggagggggcaAACCACCTTTTTCTGGTCGAGAACCATGACCTCGGATTTGGAGGTactgattctcatcccagctggTTCGCACTCaactgcaaacctccccagagcatgctgaaggtcctggcttgAAGAAGTCAACAGGACAACATcgtctgcaaaaagcagagatgaaatcctgtggttcccaaaccagacaccctccggcccctggctgcgcctagaaatcctgtccataaaaataatgaacaggaccggtgacaaagggcagcacaacaagttatctcatgacacgttgcagttagagcaggtctagaccaaactctttaattagattgtaatacagagaactgTAATAAGCTGTTACTATGAAGAAAGTCATGTATCTGATCGGCGACTGTTCTCAAGGATCTTGAATGGAAACagaaggttagatattggtctatagccgcttaaaacctctgggtcaagtgtggactttttaaggagaggtttgactacagcttttcttttcttgggtATGATAACAATCGTCCTGATAACAATCCTCTGGATATCAGCACAGCTCACATTTAATCTATGACATGGGATGCAGTTAACAGCTTCAAcatcctgcgtgtgtgtgtttcaggccGCGTGGTGAACATCTCGAGCATGGCCGGCTTCCGCACTTTGAACCAGTGCAGCGCGGCCCTGCAGCAGCGTTTCCGCAGCGAGGACATCACGGAGGACGAGCTGGTGGGGCTGATGCAGCAATTTGTTGACAAGACCAAGAAGGATGAGCACAAGCAGGACGGCTGGCCGGAGACAGCGTATGGAGTCTCCAAGACTGGACTGACGGTATGACCCATCAGCCTGTCTCCCAGCTTTTAATCACTCATCTGTTGAGATCAAGAACGAGCTTGCAGGCcttaaaatgtgaagaaaagcagagggaatTTGGTGAGGTTTATGGAAACTGTCTTCCCCTGtgccacattttcttttattgagtccacatatgtgtgtctgtgtgtttgtgtcttcagaCGCTGTCCATGATCCTGGCTCGTCGTCTGTCCAAGGAGAGACCAAATGACGGGGTAATCACTGGACTTTTTATCAAACAATAAGCAAGAACcacttctttccttctttttaaccactttgtgtttgtcaaaaagta
This region of Scatophagus argus isolate fScaArg1 chromosome 10, fScaArg1.pri, whole genome shotgun sequence genomic DNA includes:
- the LOC124065668 gene encoding carbonyl reductase [NADPH] 1-like isoform X1; translation: MRTLAAPSASGFPPLFIPGRPAPQDLLEKMATKVAVVTGSNKGIGFAIVRALCKQFQGDVYVTARDVGRGQEAVKSLESEGLKPMFHQLDINDLNSIITAAAYFKEKYGGVDVLVNNAGIAFKVADTTPFAVQAEVTLKTNFFSTRDMLTHFLPIIKAGGRVVNISSMAGFRTLNQCSAALQQRFRSEDITEDELVGLMQQFVDKTKKDEHKQDGWPETAYGVSKTGLTTLSMILARRLSKERPNDGILLNPCCPGWVRTDMAGPKAPKSPDEGAITPVYLALLPPGATEPHGKLVSEKQVQAW
- the LOC124065668 gene encoding carbonyl reductase [NADPH] 1-like isoform X2, whose amino-acid sequence is MRTLAAPSASGFPPLFIPGRPAPQDLLEKMATKVAVVTGSNKGIGFAIVRALCKQFQGDVYVTARDVGRGQEAVKSLESEGLKPMFHQLDINDLNSIITAAAYFKEKYGGVDVLVNNAGIAFKGRVVNISSMAGFRTLNQCSAALQQRFRSEDITEDELVGLMQQFVDKTKKDEHKQDGWPETAYGVSKTGLTTLSMILARRLSKERPNDGILLNPCCPGWVRTDMAGPKAPKSPDEGAITPVYLALLPPGATEPHGKLVSEKQVQAW